A genomic segment from Corythoichthys intestinalis isolate RoL2023-P3 chromosome 2, ASM3026506v1, whole genome shotgun sequence encodes:
- the LOC130911963 gene encoding protein Wnt-5a-like, translating into MKLGLDCMCQPACWPLGSVLDSRHCVFALTVLTLLMQVVVEANSWWSLAMNQLLIPEAYIIGAQPLCSQLAGLSQGQKKLCQLYQDHMQYIGEGAKTGIRECQYQFRHRRWNCSTVDNSSVFGRVMQIGSRETAFTYAISAAGVVNAVSRACREGELSSCGCSRAARPKDLPRDWLWGGCGDNLNYGYRFSKEFVDAREREKSYPKGTQDSARLMMNLHNNEAGRRTVSDLAHVSCKCHGVSGSCSLKTCWLQLADFRKVGDALKEKYDSAAAMKLNSRGKLVQMNNKFNPPTSHDLVYIESSPDYCLRNQSTGSLGTVGRLCNKTSEGMDGCELMCCGRGYDQFKAQLVERCHCKFHWCCYVKCKRCTKIVDQFVCK; encoded by the exons ATGAAGCTGGGACTGGATTGTATGTGCCAGCCGGCCTGCTGGCCTCTGGGAAGCGTGTTGGACTCCAGACATTGCGTCTTTGCACTTACAGTCCTCACACTCCTCATGCAGGTGGTGGTGGAGGCCAATTCATGGTG GTCTTTAGCGATGAACCAGCTGCTGATCCCAGAGGCCTACATCATTGGTGCCCAGCCTCTGTGCAGCCAGTTGGCAGGTCTCTCACAGGGCCAGAAGAAGCTGTGCCAGCTCTACCAGGACCACATGCAGTACATTGGTGAAGGTGCTAAGACGGGCATCAGAGAATGCCAGTACCAGTTCAGACATCGGCGTTGGAACTGTAGCACAGTGGACAACTCTTCTGTCTTTGGACGGGTCATGCAAATAG GCAGCCGTGAGACAGCCTTCACCTACGCCATCAGCGCCGCCGGGGTTGTCAACGCAGTGAGCCGTGCCTGCAGAGAGGGGGAGCTGTCCAGCTGTGGGTGCAGCCGTGCTGCCCGGCCCAAAGACCTGCCCCGAGATTGGCTGTGGGGCGGTTGCGGAGATAACCTCAACTATGGCTACAGGTTCTCTAAGGAGTTTGTGGATGCTCGTGAGCGGGAGAAGAGCTACCCCAAAGGCACACAAGACAGTGCAAGGCTTATGATGAATCTTCATAATAATGAGGCTGGAAGAAGA ACTGTGTCTGACCTTGCCCACGTGTCCTGTAAGTGCCACGGAGTGTCGGGCTCATGTAGCCTCAAGACCTGCTGGCTGCAGCTGGCCGACTTCCGCAAGGTGGGTGACGCGTTGAAGGAAAAGTACGACAGCGCCGCAGCCATGAAGCTCAACTCACGCGGAAAGCTGGTGCAGATGAACAACAAGTTCAATCCCCCGACAAGCCATGACCTTGTGTACATCGAGTCCAGTCCAGACTACTGCCTTAGGAACCAAAGTACCGGCTCCCTGGGAACAGTGGGGCGTCTTTGCAACAAGACCTCAGAGGGTATGGATGGGTGCGAGCTAATGTGCTGCGGTCGTGGCTATGACCAGTTCAAGGCTCAGTTAGTGGAGCGCTGTCACTGCAAGTTCCACTGGTGCTGCTACGTCAAATGCAAGCGCTGCACCAAAATTGTAGACCAATTTGTCTGCAAGTAA